In the Helicobacter typhlonius genome, one interval contains:
- a CDS encoding type II restriction endonuclease, whose translation MKNNLPFDEFLQSLQTSNRTLDFFVDWQKCLKNKNEISIALNHLNFLLGKDTQELKIYIKSLFEEYPKAFSVLNILIAVRDRNDLVLDVDGNFYPLNSYFENCEKIYEFICQTGLEQIFCNRNIKDLNDFVFGIEVGLDSNARKNRSGKAMETYLGSLFANAQLSFEEQVDIRNFKDLHQAFGDDIKKFDFVIFGKDTNYFIESNFYAGGGSKLNEVARAYQDLAPKFEIFSNYEFIWITDGKGWLSAKNKLQEAYKYVEIYNLSNIGNFIQKVRK comes from the coding sequence ATGAAAAATAATCTACCTTTTGATGAATTTTTACAAAGCCTTCAAACAAGCAATAGAACTTTGGATTTTTTTGTAGATTGGCAAAAATGTCTCAAAAATAAAAATGAGATAAGCATAGCTTTAAATCATTTGAATTTTTTACTTGGAAAAGATACACAAGAGCTAAAAATTTATATTAAAAGCCTTTTTGAAGAATATCCCAAAGCTTTTAGTGTTTTAAATATTCTCATTGCTGTGAGAGATAGAAATGATTTGGTGCTTGATGTTGATGGTAATTTTTACCCTTTAAATTCTTATTTTGAAAATTGTGAAAAAATTTATGAGTTCATTTGTCAAACAGGTTTGGAGCAAATTTTTTGCAATAGAAATATTAAAGATTTAAATGATTTCGTTTTTGGTATAGAAGTTGGGCTTGATAGTAATGCGAGAAAAAATCGTAGCGGAAAGGCTATGGAAACTTATCTTGGCAGTCTTTTTGCTAATGCTCAATTAAGTTTCGAAGAACAAGTTGATATTAGAAATTTTAAGGATTTACACCAAGCTTTTGGAGATGATATTAAAAAGTTTGATTTTGTTATTTTTGGCAAAGATACAAATTATTTTATAGAATCTAACTTTTATGCAGGTGGTGGAAGTAAGCTTAATGAAGTAGCGAGAGCCTATCAAGATTTAGCTCCAAAATTTGAAATATTTTCAAATTATGAATTTATTTGGATAACTGATGGCAAAGGTTGGTTGAGTGCCAAAAACAAACTTCAAGAAGCTTATAAATATGTAGAAATCTATAATTTAAGCAATATAGGTAATTTTATACAAAAGGTTAGAAAATGA
- a CDS encoding ATP-binding protein: MQRTVNLLEICNLFKEEELLSDKHIKEFLQIQNVKKHEIQSLCLLCQEFRKLKDENFNVFEGYYINYTIPQIGKEFDLVRFEKNKIINIELKFEEIATDKILKQLQRNYHYFSPLNKEIHCYTFVATQKKLYKYFKGELKEIETPNLLQELREFESEQRHPDTLFAPINYLISPFNNTQSFIDEQYFLTNYQEQICKEILEKIHQKSHYIFSISGQAGTGKTLLTYHIAKKLMKQSYKVVIVHCASLNEGIYKLRDLKWNIYPIKDFNHIKQIQADIIIVDESQRISVKQLKEILQIKENGILIFSHDVHQRLNRANEAKEVTQAIQKVAKGADYKLKNKIRHNKEIAYFIKKIFNPKNKESQDSKPKEFKNISLYYANNLQDTQEYVNFLIKEKWKYIYLSTSLHTQEKLSQVQFSSDTSSHQAIGQEWDNIVIIITEDFYYTEEGRLSYKARAYYNPLETLFQALTRVRKRLKLIIINNPDIYKKCVEILCES, from the coding sequence ATGCAAAGGACTGTAAATCTTTTAGAAATTTGCAATCTTTTTAAAGAAGAAGAATTACTATCGGACAAACATATTAAAGAATTTCTACAAATTCAAAATGTTAAAAAACACGAGATTCAAAGTTTATGTCTTTTATGTCAAGAGTTTAGAAAATTAAAAGATGAAAATTTTAATGTTTTTGAGGGCTATTACATTAACTACACTATTCCACAAATCGGAAAAGAATTTGATTTAGTTAGATTTGAAAAGAATAAAATTATTAATATTGAGTTAAAATTTGAGGAGATTGCAACCGATAAAATTCTTAAACAACTTCAGCGCAACTACCACTATTTTTCTCCTCTTAACAAAGAGATTCATTGTTATACCTTTGTGGCTACTCAAAAGAAACTCTATAAATATTTCAAGGGAGAATTGAAAGAAATTGAAACACCTAACTTACTCCAAGAACTTAGAGAGTTTGAAAGCGAACAAAGACATCCAGATACTTTATTTGCCCCAATTAATTATTTAATCTCTCCTTTTAACAATACACAATCATTTATCGATGAACAATATTTTTTAACTAACTATCAAGAACAAATCTGTAAGGAGATATTAGAAAAGATTCATCAAAAAAGTCATTATATATTTTCAATATCTGGTCAAGCTGGAACAGGAAAAACTCTGCTAACATATCACATTGCAAAAAAATTAATGAAACAAAGCTATAAAGTTGTAATTGTGCATTGTGCAAGTCTTAATGAAGGAATATATAAACTTAGAGATTTGAAGTGGAATATTTACCCAATCAAAGATTTTAATCATATTAAACAAATTCAAGCCGATATTATTATTGTTGATGAATCTCAAAGAATAAGCGTTAAACAGCTAAAAGAAATACTGCAAATAAAAGAAAATGGAATATTAATTTTTTCTCACGATGTTCATCAAAGACTTAACAGAGCTAACGAAGCAAAGGAAGTAACACAAGCAATTCAAAAAGTCGCAAAGGGAGCTGATTATAAATTAAAGAATAAAATTAGACACAATAAAGAAATTGCTTATTTCATTAAAAAAATATTTAATCCAAAAAATAAAGAATCTCAAGATTCAAAACCAAAGGAATTTAAAAATATATCCTTATACTACGCAAATAACTTACAAGATACGCAAGAATATGTTAATTTTTTAATTAAAGAAAAATGGAAATATATTTATCTCTCCACTAGTTTGCATACACAAGAAAAATTAAGCCAAGTTCAATTTTCTTCAGACACAAGCTCTCATCAAGCTATTGGACAAGAATGGGACAATATTGTTATAATAATTACTGAAGATTTCTACTATACAGAAGAAGGTAGATTAAGCTATAAAGCTAGAGCTTATTATAATCCCTTAGAAACACTATTTCAAGCCCTAACAAGAGTAAGAAAACGACTTAAGTTGATTATTATTAATAATCCTGATATTTATAAAAAGTGTGTGGAAATTCTATGTGAAAGCTAA
- a CDS encoding HTH domain-containing protein produces MTYKELIVEALKQTKEPLTSEQIWLRACEIGLDKKLSSVGKTPIKTIGAVIYTRIKRRENCFIVASRKPTTFWLKAREGELAHLKINDALADEKDKQEKNPFHERDLHPLLVKFLYENSNFNLQCKTIYHEKSRKAAMGKDKWNYPDIVGAYFPYDDYNKETLTLLHNIGQNSYKFFSFELKISLDFSNLKESYFQAVSNCSWANEGYLVVFKEIDDEVLSELRRLNQSFGIGVIKLECDILDSKILLSSKERDLDIQTLNMLLEKNSDFKTFIEDINKQIKAGFDTEIKAKFDKVFDDEEMQKYLKENTLE; encoded by the coding sequence ATGACTTATAAAGAATTGATTGTAGAGGCTTTAAAACAAACAAAAGAGCCTTTGACAAGTGAGCAAATTTGGTTAAGGGCTTGTGAAATTGGGCTTGATAAAAAGCTTTCAAGCGTTGGAAAAACGCCTATTAAAACTATTGGAGCTGTCATTTATACTCGTATTAAAAGAAGAGAAAATTGTTTCATTGTTGCCTCTAGAAAGCCTACAACTTTTTGGCTCAAGGCTAGAGAGGGTGAATTAGCTCATTTAAAAATTAATGATGCATTGGCAGATGAAAAAGACAAACAAGAAAAGAATCCATTTCACGAAAGGGATTTGCATCCCTTACTTGTAAAATTTCTCTATGAAAATTCTAATTTTAATCTCCAATGCAAAACTATTTACCACGAAAAAAGCAGAAAAGCAGCAATGGGTAAAGACAAATGGAATTACCCTGATATTGTAGGCGCGTATTTTCCTTATGATGATTACAACAAAGAGACTTTGACACTTTTGCATAATATAGGGCAAAATAGTTACAAATTTTTTTCATTTGAGCTTAAAATCAGTCTTGATTTTTCAAATTTAAAAGAAAGTTATTTTCAAGCCGTGAGTAATTGTAGCTGGGCAAATGAAGGATACTTGGTAGTTTTTAAAGAAATTGATGATGAAGTTTTAAGTGAATTGAGGCGACTTAATCAAAGCTTTGGTATAGGGGTGATAAAACTTGAGTGTGACATTTTAGACTCTAAAATTTTGCTTAGTTCCAAAGAAAGAGATCTTGACATACAAACACTAAATATGCTTTTAGAAAAAAATAGCGATTTTAAAACTTTTATTGAAGATATAAACAAACAAATCAAAGCAGGGTTTGATACAGAAATAAAAGCAAAATTTGATAAAGTTTTTGATGATGAAGAAATGCAAAAATATCTTAAAGAAAATACATTGGAGTAG
- a CDS encoding site-specific DNA-methyltransferase, whose translation MSRELQGSYNQKNLLIFDDNLNAMQNLLQNQAKSFKNSIDLIYIDPPFATNNIFRLGSTMSASLDSKIAYKDKFNLESYLEFLYYRLILIKELMSEKGSLSLHIDDKVGHYVKILCDEIFGREHFISDIARIKCNPKNFKRKAYGNIKDRILFYVKSNQYVWNEVCEEITKNDLHKRFKKQDERGYYTTIPLHAPGVTQKGESGQEWNGLKPPEGRHWRCSLNELDKLEKAGLIEWSKNGVPRKKVYAKDCKGKKIQDIWEFKDTQSPMYPTQKNNAMLKRIIQMSSNVDSLVMDCFCGSGGFLRESFLLGRNFIGIDESKEAIKINQKWIKEYNKQHLIKCKCSFLE comes from the coding sequence TTGAGTAGAGAATTACAAGGGAGTTACAATCAAAAAAATTTACTTATTTTTGATGATAACCTCAATGCTATGCAAAATCTCTTGCAAAATCAAGCTAAAAGCTTCAAAAATAGCATTGATTTAATCTATATTGACCCTCCTTTTGCCACAAATAATATCTTTAGACTAGGAAGCACGATGAGCGCAAGTTTAGATTCAAAAATTGCATATAAAGACAAATTTAATTTGGAATCTTATTTGGAATTTCTCTACTATCGTCTAATTTTAATCAAAGAATTAATGAGTGAAAAAGGGAGTCTGTCTTTACACATTGATGATAAGGTGGGACATTATGTCAAAATCCTCTGTGATGAGATTTTTGGGAGAGAGCATTTTATTAGTGATATTGCGCGTATTAAATGCAATCCCAAAAACTTCAAACGCAAAGCCTATGGAAATATCAAAGATAGAATCTTATTTTATGTAAAAAGCAATCAATATGTTTGGAATGAAGTTTGTGAGGAAATCACAAAAAATGATTTACATAAACGATTTAAAAAGCAAGATGAAAGAGGATACTATACTACGATTCCGCTTCACGCACCCGGAGTTACGCAAAAGGGAGAAAGCGGACAAGAATGGAATGGCTTAAAACCTCCAGAGGGCAGACATTGGCGTTGCTCTTTAAACGAGTTAGATAAGCTAGAAAAAGCCGGACTGATTGAGTGGAGCAAAAATGGAGTGCCTAGAAAAAAGGTGTATGCAAAAGATTGCAAGGGTAAAAAGATTCAAGATATTTGGGAGTTTAAAGACACGCAAAGCCCTATGTATCCTACACAGAAAAATAATGCGATGTTAAAAAGAATTATTCAAATGTCCTCCAATGTGGATTCCTTAGTAATGGATTGCTTTTGTGGAAGCGGAGGATTTTTGAGAGAATCTTTTTTGCTTGGGCGAAACTTTATAGGCATTGATGAGAGCAAAGAAGCAATTAAGATTAATCAAAAATGGATAAAAGAATATAATAAACAACATCTTATCAAATGCAAATGTAGCTTTTTGGAATGA
- a CDS encoding adenylate kinase: MKKLFLIIGAPGSGKTTDAQFIAKNNTDSIVHYSTGDLLREEVASGSEQGKIIDSFISKGNLVPLDIVVSTIVNAISHAPKDVIIIDGYPRSVEQMTALDEKLKTQTQVQLVSVIEVQVSEAVARERVLGRARGADDNVEVFNNRMQVYLAPLEDIRAFYTGTKVLHNINGERSIEEIVSEMEAFVKSKM; encoded by the coding sequence ATGAAAAAATTGTTTCTAATCATCGGTGCGCCCGGCTCTGGTAAGACTACAGATGCGCAATTTATCGCAAAAAATAACACAGATTCTATTGTGCATTATTCTACAGGAGATTTGTTGCGTGAGGAGGTCGCAAGCGGTAGTGAGCAAGGCAAAATTATTGATAGCTTCATTAGCAAGGGCAATCTTGTGCCACTTGATATCGTGGTAAGCACGATTGTGAATGCCATATCTCACGCGCCAAAAGATGTAATTATTATCGATGGCTATCCGCGCAGTGTGGAGCAGATGACAGCCCTAGATGAAAAGCTCAAAACCCAAACTCAAGTGCAGCTTGTGAGTGTAATAGAAGTGCAGGTAAGCGAGGCTGTGGCGCGTGAGCGTGTGCTGGGACGCGCAAGAGGGGCTGATGATAATGTCGAGGTGTTTAATAATCGTATGCAGGTATATCTCGCGCCACTGGAGGATATACGAGCCTTTTACACAGGGACTAAAGTGCTTCATAATATTAATGGTGAGCGCAGTATCGAGGAGATTGTTAGTGAAATGGAAGCCTTTGTAAAAAGCAAGATGTAG
- a CDS encoding DUF3943 domain-containing protein, producing the protein MLASIELFADEFDYTQLEPQSTQSYFYQPSNRAAYLTISTGAVLGGTLVGAGALYLMPESFTNWDRSEIVNLSANWRRKTAQGPVVDADDWFLNWITHPYWGAVYYMQPRVAGFSWAESTLYSVLASAFFWEYGVEAFAEVPSWQDLVVTPAIGSIFGELFYRATLHIHGNQDRLLGSRILGKTTLLLMDPVGFLIQNTGLTRAFGVQNKNDMQGIIVPLGGKNGTGLQMQVVMRF; encoded by the coding sequence TTGTTAGCGTCTATTGAGCTTTTTGCCGATGAGTTTGACTATACTCAACTAGAACCACAAAGCACACAATCTTACTTTTATCAGCCCAGCAACAGAGCAGCATATCTAACTATTAGCACGGGTGCAGTGCTTGGTGGCACATTGGTGGGGGCTGGCGCACTTTATCTTATGCCCGAGTCTTTCACAAACTGGGATAGGTCTGAAATTGTAAATCTTAGCGCAAATTGGCGTAGAAAAACCGCACAGGGACCAGTTGTTGATGCCGATGATTGGTTTTTAAATTGGATTACACATCCGTATTGGGGTGCGGTGTATTATATGCAGCCGCGTGTAGCAGGGTTTAGCTGGGCTGAATCTACCCTATATAGCGTCCTCGCCTCTGCATTTTTTTGGGAATATGGCGTGGAAGCTTTCGCTGAAGTGCCTTCTTGGCAGGATTTAGTTGTTACCCCTGCGATTGGCTCGATTTTTGGGGAACTTTTTTATCGTGCCACACTCCACATACACGGAAATCAAGATAGACTTTTAGGCTCGAGGATACTTGGTAAAACTACCCTGCTCCTTATGGATCCAGTGGGGTTTTTAATACAAAATACCGGCTTGACGCGCGCCTTTGGTGTGCAAAACAAAAATGATATGCAGGGTATAATTGTGCCGCTTGGCGGTAAAAATGGCACGGGCTTACAAATGCAAGTAGTAATGAGATTTTAG
- a CDS encoding DNA-methyltransferase — MKTPYSSKVFHPIFMSEDKLFKLYQGDCNEILPQFENKFDLIFADPPYFLSNDGLSIQSGKIVSVNKGEWDKGENISDIDEFNLQWISNAKKALKNTGSILISGTYHNIFSLGGILQKLDFKILNIITWQKTNPPPNFSCRYLTHSTEQIIWARKSSKHKHIFNYEILKKLNGDKQMRDVWSFPAIAPWEKSFGKHPTQKPLALLVRLLLMASDRDSVVCDPFSGSSTTGIAANLLNRKFIGIEKENEFIKISINRKRELEKNLEIIKNKINDLKILESMGLFTIDINRV, encoded by the coding sequence ATGAAAACACCATATTCTAGCAAAGTTTTTCACCCTATTTTTATGAGTGAAGATAAACTTTTTAAGCTTTATCAAGGAGATTGTAATGAGATTTTGCCTCAATTTGAAAATAAATTTGATCTAATTTTTGCTGATCCTCCCTATTTTCTCTCCAATGATGGTTTAAGCATACAAAGTGGAAAAATTGTAAGTGTGAATAAGGGCGAATGGGATAAGGGAGAAAATATCAGTGATATTGATGAATTTAATTTACAATGGATAAGCAATGCAAAAAAAGCTTTAAAAAATACGGGGAGTATTTTAATTAGCGGAACTTATCACAATATTTTTTCTTTAGGTGGCATCTTGCAAAAACTTGATTTTAAAATTTTAAATATCATCACTTGGCAAAAGACAAATCCTCCTCCAAATTTTAGTTGTCGTTATCTCACACATTCAACAGAACAAATCATTTGGGCAAGAAAAAGCTCTAAACATAAACATATTTTTAATTATGAAATTTTAAAAAAACTTAATGGAGACAAACAAATGCGTGATGTGTGGAGTTTTCCAGCCATTGCACCTTGGGAGAAAAGCTTTGGCAAACATCCAACACAAAAGCCTCTAGCCCTTTTGGTACGATTGCTTTTAATGGCAAGCGACAGAGATTCTGTTGTTTGCGATCCTTTTAGTGGAAGCTCTACCACAGGAATAGCCGCTAATCTTTTAAATAGAAAATTTATTGGCATAGAAAAAGAAAATGAGTTTATAAAAATATCTATAAACAGAAAGAGAGAATTAGAAAAAAATCTTGAAATAATAAAAAATAAAATTAATGATTTAAAGATTTTGGAAAGTATGGGGTTATTTACAATAGATATTAATCGTGTGTAA
- a CDS encoding YigZ family protein: protein MRMLISQAEGSFESKGSKFLSFIVPFTEFISIKDTLRTKHTKAVHFVSASRHFDEFNHIVESFDDDKEPRGSSGMPSLNVLRGEELINVGIVIVRYFGGQLLGVGGLVRAYTAATQSAIECAKAHSLLQDFVSSSCVELEIAYNQLSICEYEAQKRGLRVYKDEFLAQSIKLRIEGDRDILETFLAQGYIRGF from the coding sequence ATGCGAATGCTTATTTCCCAAGCAGAGGGTAGTTTTGAATCTAAGGGCTCAAAGTTTTTAAGTTTCATCGTGCCTTTTACCGAATTTATCTCTATAAAAGACACTTTACGCACTAAGCACACAAAGGCGGTGCATTTTGTGAGTGCGAGTAGGCATTTTGATGAATTTAATCACATCGTTGAATCTTTTGATGATGATAAAGAGCCGCGCGGAAGTAGCGGTATGCCTAGCCTCAATGTATTGCGCGGGGAGGAGCTTATCAATGTTGGCATTGTGATTGTGCGTTATTTTGGGGGGCAGCTTCTTGGCGTTGGTGGGCTTGTGAGAGCTTATACTGCTGCTACGCAGAGTGCCATAGAATGTGCTAAGGCACATAGTTTGTTGCAAGATTTTGTGTCTAGTAGCTGTGTGGAGCTAGAAATTGCCTATAATCAACTCTCAATCTGTGAATATGAGGCACAAAAGCGAGGGTTGCGCGTGTATAAAGACGAATTTCTAGCCCAAAGTATAAAGTTACGAATCGAGGGAGACAGGGATATTTTAGAAACATTTTTAGCCCAAGGGTACATAAGAGGATTCTAA
- a CDS encoding histidinol-phosphatase, producing the protein MHIDLHNHTTLCHHATGTMDDYIAHAIQQNINVFGFSCHAPMAFDEKYRMSMAEVDIYCANIRELQERYKGCIEILSALEMDYILHREDLIESRLLTLPFDYLIGSVHFLDTWGFDNPTFIGEYAKRNIGQCWDEYLDSITAMAQSGLFQIVGHLDLLKIFGHTLPASALPKLDRALESIADNHLVIELNAAGWRKPINECYPSEMILQKAFARGIEITFGSDSHTLEHIGFRYETLCALAKKVGYTQAVYFKQKEAIRVEF; encoded by the coding sequence GTGCATATTGATTTGCATAATCACACAACCCTTTGTCACCACGCCACAGGCACGATGGACGATTACATAGCACACGCTATACAGCAAAATATAAATGTTTTTGGATTTTCTTGCCACGCGCCTATGGCATTTGATGAAAAATATCGTATGAGTATGGCGGAGGTAGATATTTACTGCGCGAATATTAGGGAACTGCAAGAACGATACAAGGGTTGCATTGAGATTCTAAGCGCACTCGAAATGGATTATATCTTGCATAGGGAGGACTTAATAGAATCTAGGCTATTAACGCTCCCTTTTGATTATTTGATTGGCTCGGTGCATTTTTTGGATACTTGGGGCTTTGATAATCCCACCTTTATCGGCGAATATGCTAAACGCAACATAGGACAATGCTGGGACGAATATCTGGATTCTATTACTGCTATGGCACAAAGCGGGTTGTTTCAAATCGTGGGGCATTTGGATTTATTAAAAATCTTTGGACATACGCTTCCCGCGTCCGCTCTGCCAAAACTTGATAGGGCTTTAGAATCTATTGCCGACAATCATCTAGTAATCGAACTAAACGCCGCTGGGTGGCGCAAACCAATCAATGAATGCTATCCTAGCGAGATGATTTTGCAAAAGGCATTTGCAAGGGGCATTGAAATTACCTTTGGCTCTGATTCCCATACGTTAGAACATATTGGCTTTAGGTATGAAACCTTATGCGCACTCGCTAAGAAAGTGGGCTACACACAGGCTGTATATTTTAAGCAAAAAGAGGCGATAAGGGTGGAGTTTTAG
- a CDS encoding ankyrin repeat domain-containing protein, whose amino-acid sequence MKTLIVTSLIGVAIGIIQFLVVLGLTLNMETGGASGIPLLLSFLFGIPFCTAVGLVLGIFFQIIVSISSKQNPFNALKDYLVLIDSQKRLVILASYSPSNMSNLVQFTIENKKNENEKSENITTTMYQNGIWVRCDYKLSPSILKAALKLQTDMEDLQLQLKNPKKDTKSMQDSMPSLHLDSNNIESFTILSPNEKILNIIKNQQILPFIENNMNTTLQNSIYTLKAQYTSKVSIQIIKILLGVILFAILLFNGIKFYEKSNWSENALVNAVYENDIQRVEKLLKKGADINRNYTKPLISSSYEYEKDFIKNNANALDVALYNQNTEILLLLLNSGQTPKIHETSIQSIVEVQNLPILQLLEEKNLLDIQNAYTLHSAMQNAEIARIVLSHATKELIHSSNLAYYATNNYNDDVEILALLVEYGIDINKADDKRNAPLLNTAKHHLINKMQFLLQNGADINVQNEYGDVIDNALYRFYKEKEKQKAKAILEILKSYGKVPTNDNISNAILSRESTFSTLERLKFFRSFGLEYNMDNLIAAVMAIKEYDTPRKELIEEVLNNSKLNLNMPDKNGDYPLHFIGEYYAKERVEFLHQKGANLNVQNHLGETILMKFLRTNTSDKGNIILYLLDNGADVNLKNKEGKTALDIFRESYKPNEYYQGYKERIKTRLEELSEK is encoded by the coding sequence TTGAAAACACTTATAGTTACTTCTTTAATCGGTGTCGCTATTGGGATTATTCAGTTTTTAGTAGTGCTTGGTCTTACGCTTAATATGGAAACAGGCGGTGCAAGTGGGATACCGCTTTTACTTTCTTTTCTCTTTGGCATACCCTTTTGCACTGCTGTTGGGCTTGTATTGGGCATATTTTTTCAAATTATTGTGAGTATAAGTTCCAAACAAAATCCCTTTAATGCGTTAAAAGATTATCTTGTGCTTATTGATTCCCAAAAGAGACTTGTTATTTTAGCCTCATATTCTCCATCTAATATGTCAAATCTTGTCCAATTTACCATAGAAAATAAAAAGAATGAAAATGAAAAAAGTGAAAATATCACTACCACAATGTATCAAAACGGAATCTGGGTAAGATGTGATTATAAGCTCTCTCCTAGTATTTTAAAAGCCGCTTTAAAGCTACAAACAGATATGGAAGATTTGCAATTACAACTTAAAAACCCTAAAAAAGATACAAAATCTATGCAAGATTCTATGCCTTCATTACATTTAGATTCTAATAATATAGAATCTTTTACTATCCTTAGTCCTAATGAAAAGATTCTTAATATTATAAAAAATCAACAAATCCTACCATTTATAGAAAATAATATGAATACAACCCTACAAAATTCTATCTATACCCTTAAAGCACAATACACGAGTAAGGTATCTATACAAATTATTAAAATCCTACTTGGCGTTATACTTTTTGCAATCCTTCTTTTTAATGGCATAAAATTCTATGAAAAAAGCAATTGGAGCGAGAATGCACTTGTCAATGCTGTGTATGAAAATGACATTCAAAGAGTAGAAAAGCTACTAAAAAAAGGAGCAGATATTAATAGAAACTATACAAAACCGCTCATTAGCAGTTCTTATGAATATGAAAAAGATTTTATTAAAAATAATGCTAATGCACTTGATGTTGCCCTCTACAATCAAAATACAGAGATACTTTTGCTCCTTTTAAACTCGGGGCAAACCCCAAAGATTCACGAAACAAGCATACAGAGTATTGTTGAGGTGCAAAATCTCCCAATACTACAACTTTTAGAAGAAAAAAATTTGCTTGATATTCAAAATGCTTACACATTGCATTCAGCAATGCAAAATGCAGAGATAGCAAGGATTGTCCTCTCACACGCTACAAAAGAGCTTATCCACTCAAGCAATCTCGCATACTATGCAACAAATAATTATAATGATGATGTAGAGATTCTTGCTTTACTTGTAGAATATGGCATAGATATCAATAAGGCAGATGATAAGCGCAATGCGCCTTTGCTTAATACTGCAAAACATCATCTTATCAATAAAATGCAATTTTTACTTCAAAATGGCGCAGATATTAATGTTCAAAATGAATATGGCGATGTGATTGATAATGCACTTTATCGTTTTTATAAAGAGAAAGAAAAGCAAAAAGCAAAAGCTATTTTAGAGATTCTTAAAAGTTATGGTAAAGTGCCAACTAATGATAATATAAGTAATGCAATACTTAGTCGTGAATCTACTTTTAGCACACTTGAGCGACTTAAGTTTTTTCGCTCCTTTGGCTTAGAATATAATATGGATAATCTCATCGCCGCTGTTATGGCAATAAAAGAATATGATACACCTAGAAAAGAACTTATAGAAGAAGTGCTTAATAACTCCAAGCTAAATCTTAATATGCCCGATAAAAATGGAGACTATCCGCTGCATTTTATAGGTGAATATTATGCCAAAGAGCGTGTAGAATTTCTACATCAAAAAGGTGCTAATCTCAATGTGCAAAATCACCTAGGTGAAACAATATTAATGAAATTTCTTAGAACAAATACTAGTGATAAGGGCAATATTATTCTCTATCTTTTAGACAATGGTGCAGATGTAAATCTTAAAAATAAAGAGGGGAAAACTGCACTTGACATTTTTAGAGAATCTTATAAGCCAAATGAATATTATCAAGGCTATAAAGAGCGAATTAAAACGAGACTTGAGGAGCTAAGTGAAAAGTAA
- a CDS encoding META domain-containing protein produces the protein MEKNKKIIFKKSLICVLLLVFMNGCFLEVLQRENEEQLLGDEKWYVYKFVLKNGREFEPIWEGVQSSMIFDIDENRIFGVSVCNNYFASFTLKGKKLKMSDSGSSRRMCSPAESMSYEFFFTRGLNGDFVIHRKGKFMEIKGKEMTYYLKLAE, from the coding sequence ATGGAAAAAAATAAGAAAATAATATTTAAAAAAAGTTTAATTTGTGTGTTGTTATTGGTGTTTATGAACGGCTGCTTCCTTGAGGTTTTGCAGCGGGAAAATGAGGAGCAGCTTTTAGGAGATGAAAAGTGGTATGTGTATAAATTTGTCCTAAAAAATGGGCGCGAATTTGAGCCTATTTGGGAGGGAGTTCAGTCCTCAATGATTTTTGATATTGATGAAAATCGTATTTTTGGCGTGAGTGTATGTAATAATTACTTTGCGAGTTTTACACTCAAGGGCAAAAAGCTCAAAATGAGTGATAGTGGCTCATCTCGCCGTATGTGTAGCCCTGCTGAAAGTATGTCGTATGAGTTTTTCTTTACTCGTGGGTTAAATGGCGACTTTGTTATACATAGGAAAGGTAAGTTTATGGAAATCAAAGGTAAGGAAATGACCTATTATCTTAAACTTGCAGAATAG